In a genomic window of Streptomyces koelreuteriae:
- a CDS encoding SsgA family sporulation/cell division regulator yields MNTTVSCELHLRLVVSSESSLPVPAGLRYDTADPYAVHATFHTGAEETVEWVFARDLLAEGLHRPTGTGDVRVWPSRSHGQGVVCIALSSPEGEALLEAPARALESFLKRTDAAVPPGTEHRHFDLDQELSHILAES; encoded by the coding sequence ATGAACACCACGGTCAGCTGCGAGCTGCACCTGCGCCTCGTTGTGTCGAGCGAGTCCTCCCTGCCTGTCCCCGCAGGCCTGCGGTACGACACGGCCGACCCCTACGCCGTGCACGCCACCTTCCACACCGGAGCCGAGGAGACCGTCGAGTGGGTGTTCGCCCGCGACCTCCTCGCCGAGGGACTTCACCGCCCTACCGGCACCGGCGACGTCCGCGTCTGGCCGTCGCGCAGTCACGGCCAGGGCGTCGTGTGCATCGCCCTGAGCTCACCGGAGGGCGAGGCCCTTCTCGAGGCCCCGGCACGGGCCCTGGAGTCCTTCCTGAAGCGGACCGACGCCGCCGTGCCGCCCGGCACGGAGCACCGGCACTTCGACCTCGATCAGGAGCTCTCGCACATCCTGGCGGAAAGCTAG
- a CDS encoding phosphotransferase family protein, giving the protein MTPAPLLADLTAKARATAHARSSTCPCGAATLADRPDATVVRHAGIVAKAHPPDSDLTELTSRLTVATRNPEILLAPLTPTPSDLHGRLVTCWPYGTPVDPDDPDAAPWEAAATLLARLHRTPAPDALPVMRGPAKAARAIDKLRNAAPHPAAASVLRAWDTLPAWARGEAPMPHTRTLCHGDLHLGQLLRHPAPEGPWLLIDVDDLGVGVPAWDLARPAAWYACGLLLPEEWTRFLAAYREAGGPAVPADGDPWPALDVPARALTVQTAARAVAKAATVGRDLDEVEQWVVDACERMAALPPQLAQEHAK; this is encoded by the coding sequence GTGACCCCCGCCCCCCTCCTGGCCGACCTCACCGCCAAGGCCCGAGCAACCGCCCACGCCCGCTCATCGACCTGCCCCTGCGGCGCGGCCACCCTCGCCGACCGCCCCGACGCGACGGTCGTCCGCCACGCCGGCATCGTCGCGAAGGCCCACCCTCCGGATTCCGACCTGACCGAACTGACGAGCCGCCTCACGGTGGCCACCCGCAACCCCGAGATCCTCCTGGCGCCGCTCACTCCCACCCCGTCCGACCTGCACGGCAGACTCGTGACGTGCTGGCCGTACGGCACCCCCGTGGACCCGGACGACCCGGACGCCGCGCCCTGGGAAGCGGCCGCCACCCTCCTCGCCCGGCTGCACCGCACCCCCGCCCCCGACGCCCTCCCCGTCATGCGAGGCCCCGCCAAGGCGGCCCGGGCCATCGACAAGCTCCGCAACGCCGCCCCGCATCCCGCCGCCGCCTCCGTTCTCCGTGCCTGGGACACCCTCCCGGCCTGGGCCCGCGGAGAGGCCCCGATGCCGCACACCCGCACCCTCTGCCACGGCGACCTCCATCTCGGCCAGCTCCTACGTCACCCCGCCCCCGAAGGCCCCTGGCTGCTGATAGACGTCGACGACCTCGGTGTCGGCGTCCCGGCCTGGGACCTCGCCCGCCCCGCCGCCTGGTACGCCTGCGGCCTCCTCCTGCCCGAGGAGTGGACCCGGTTCCTCGCCGCCTACCGGGAGGCCGGCGGTCCGGCCGTACCCGCCGACGGCGACCCGTGGCCCGCCCTCGACGTCCCCGCCCGCGCCCTCACCGTGCAGACCGCCGCCCGGGCCGTCGCCAAGGCGGCCACCGTCGGCCGCGACCTGGACGAGGTCGAGCAATGGGTCGTGGACGCCTGTGAGCGAATGGCCGCCCTCCCGCCGCAGTTGGCGCAGGAGCACGCGAAGTAG
- a CDS encoding aminotransferase class IV → MKIWLDGGLQDSESARVSVFDHGLTVGDGIFETVKTVDGRPFALTRHLDRLTRSARGLGLPDPDHDEVRRACAAVIEANPAPLGRLRITYTGGHGPLGSDRGEHGPTLVVALGATSRRPDSTAVITVPWTRNERGALTGLKTTSYAENVVALARAREQGASEALFGNTAGQLCEGTGSNVFVVLDGEIHTPPLASGCLAGITRALAIAWTGARETDLPLDVLERADEVFLTSTLRDVQAVHRVHDRELPGAPGPVTAKAMRIFDERSGHDLDP, encoded by the coding sequence GTGAAGATCTGGCTCGACGGCGGGCTGCAGGACAGCGAGTCCGCCCGCGTCTCCGTCTTCGATCACGGGCTGACCGTGGGCGACGGCATCTTCGAGACGGTGAAGACCGTGGACGGCAGGCCGTTCGCGCTCACCCGGCACCTCGACCGGCTGACCCGGTCGGCGCGCGGCCTCGGGCTGCCCGACCCGGACCACGACGAGGTGCGCCGCGCCTGCGCGGCCGTCATCGAGGCCAACCCCGCGCCGCTCGGCCGCCTCCGGATCACCTACACCGGCGGCCACGGCCCGCTCGGCTCCGACCGCGGCGAGCACGGCCCGACGCTCGTCGTCGCCCTCGGCGCGACCAGCCGCCGCCCCGACTCCACCGCCGTGATCACGGTCCCCTGGACCCGCAACGAGCGCGGCGCGCTCACCGGCCTGAAGACCACCTCGTACGCCGAGAACGTCGTGGCCCTCGCCCGCGCCCGCGAACAGGGCGCGTCGGAGGCCCTGTTCGGCAACACGGCGGGACAGCTCTGCGAGGGCACCGGCTCCAACGTCTTCGTCGTCCTCGACGGCGAGATCCACACCCCGCCGCTCGCCTCGGGCTGTCTCGCGGGCATCACGCGCGCGTTGGCGATCGCGTGGACCGGCGCCCGGGAGACCGATCTGCCGCTGGACGTGCTGGAGCGGGCCGACGAGGTCTTCCTGACGTCCACGCTGCGGGACGTGCAGGCCGTGCACCGCGTCCACGACCGTGAGCTGCCGGGCGCGCCGGGTCCGGTGACCGCCAAGGCCATGCGGATCTTCGACGAGCGCTCCGGGCACGACCTCGATCCCTGA
- a CDS encoding TIGR02611 family protein — MNTGSNEPGEVAVASDETGSDEVRSEQERGLGSRAPEFIKARRLLHVSWQVGVFIIGLAVVVAGIIMLPLPGPGWVVIFGGMAIWATEFVWAQLVLRWTKRKVTEAAQRALDPKVRRRNIILTSIGLVIVAVLVGIYVWKFGIVMPWKIKDQ, encoded by the coding sequence ATGAATACGGGGAGTAACGAGCCGGGCGAGGTGGCCGTGGCATCGGACGAGACGGGCTCGGACGAGGTGCGCAGCGAGCAAGAGCGGGGGCTTGGCTCGCGGGCGCCGGAATTCATCAAAGCGCGCCGGCTGCTGCATGTGAGCTGGCAGGTCGGTGTCTTCATCATCGGGCTCGCTGTCGTCGTGGCCGGCATCATCATGCTGCCCCTTCCCGGGCCGGGATGGGTCGTGATTTTCGGCGGCATGGCGATCTGGGCGACCGAGTTCGTCTGGGCGCAGCTGGTGCTCCGCTGGACCAAGCGGAAGGTCACCGAGGCGGCGCAGCGGGCCCTGGACCCCAAGGTGCGGCGGCGGAACATCATCCTGACGAGCATCGGGCTGGTGATCGTGGCCGTACTGGTCGGTATCTATGTGTGGAAGTTCGGCATAGTGATGCCGTGGAAGATCAAGGACCAGTGA
- a CDS encoding chorismate-binding protein: MSDLPPLARFGDRVATGLLDVTDDPEALESSGFWAVCADFEGRLTCARFRDVRKQPVPAPVSGAWRAPTADDWTSSLDHAAYTAAVRRIREYIAAGEVYQANLCRVLSAPIAPGADVDALTALLARGNPAPYAGTIRLPGHGVEIATASPELFLRRDGRVVESGPIKGTGRTEADLLEKDYAENVMIVDLVRNDIGRVCATGSVTVPDLCAVEKHPGLVHLVSTVRGELATGAGWAELLGAAFPPGSVTGAPKSSALRIIDALETAPRGPYCGGIGWVDADRRVGELAVGIRTFWIDRGDGVLRFGTGAGITWGSDPEGEWRETELKASRLLAIASGGHEVSGEDLT, encoded by the coding sequence GTGTCCGACCTCCCTCCTCTGGCCCGCTTCGGCGACCGCGTCGCCACCGGGCTCCTCGACGTCACCGACGATCCCGAGGCCCTGGAATCCAGCGGCTTCTGGGCCGTCTGCGCCGACTTCGAGGGCCGTCTGACCTGCGCCCGCTTCAGGGACGTGCGGAAGCAGCCCGTGCCCGCCCCCGTGTCCGGCGCGTGGCGTGCGCCGACGGCGGACGACTGGACGTCCTCGCTCGACCACGCCGCGTACACGGCGGCCGTACGGCGGATCCGCGAGTACATCGCGGCCGGCGAGGTCTACCAGGCGAATCTGTGCCGGGTGCTGTCCGCGCCCATCGCCCCCGGCGCGGACGTGGACGCCCTCACCGCGCTGCTGGCCCGCGGCAACCCGGCGCCGTACGCAGGAACGATTCGCTTGCCCGGGCACGGTGTGGAGATCGCCACCGCGTCGCCCGAACTGTTCCTGCGGCGCGACGGACGGGTCGTCGAGTCCGGGCCCATCAAGGGCACCGGCCGCACCGAGGCGGACCTGCTGGAGAAGGACTACGCCGAGAACGTGATGATCGTGGACCTGGTCCGCAACGACATCGGGCGGGTCTGCGCCACGGGCAGTGTGACGGTGCCCGATCTGTGTGCCGTCGAGAAGCACCCGGGGCTGGTCCATCTCGTGTCGACCGTCCGCGGTGAACTGGCGACCGGGGCCGGCTGGGCCGAACTGCTCGGCGCCGCCTTTCCGCCCGGTTCGGTCACCGGCGCGCCCAAGTCGAGCGCCCTGCGGATCATCGACGCGCTGGAGACGGCGCCCAGGGGGCCGTACTGCGGCGGGATCGGCTGGGTCGACGCCGACCGGCGGGTGGGGGAGCTGGCCGTCGGGATCCGTACGTTCTGGATCGACCGGGGCGACGGTGTGCTGCGTTTCGGCACCGGCGCGGGGATCACTTGGGGATCGGACCCCGAGGGGGAGTGGCGGGAGACCGAGCTGAAGGCGTCACGGCTGCTCGCGATAGCGTCGGGAGGGCATGAGGTGAGTGGAGAGGACCTGACGTGA
- a CDS encoding carbohydrate ABC transporter permease: MSAPSTDLTPRAGGLRHKLPGSVAWHIGSLVILAVILYPVIWVVGGSFKKSEDVVGSLDLFPGDPVLANYTSLADGIADIPISTFFFNSLFLAGGSVIGILVSCSLTAYAFARIRFAGRNLLFALMIGTLLLPYHVLLIPQYVLFRNMEMINTYTPLLLGKYLATEAFFVFLMVQFMRNLPKELDEAARLDGCGHLRIYWSIMLPLCRPALITSAIFTFINAWNDFMGPLIYLNEPDKYTVSLGLKMFVDQEGLANYGGMIAMSLVALLPVLAFFLAFQRYLIDGMATSGLKG, encoded by the coding sequence ATGAGCGCACCATCCACCGATCTCACCCCGCGAGCGGGTGGCCTCCGGCACAAACTGCCGGGTTCCGTCGCCTGGCACATCGGGTCCCTGGTGATCCTCGCGGTGATCCTCTACCCGGTGATCTGGGTCGTCGGCGGTTCGTTCAAGAAGAGCGAGGACGTCGTCGGCAGCCTGGATCTCTTCCCGGGCGATCCGGTCCTCGCCAACTACACCAGCCTCGCCGACGGCATCGCCGACATCCCGATCTCCACGTTCTTCTTCAACTCGCTGTTCCTCGCGGGCGGTTCGGTGATCGGGATCCTGGTGTCCTGCTCGCTGACGGCGTACGCCTTCGCGAGGATCAGGTTCGCGGGCCGCAATCTGCTGTTCGCGCTGATGATCGGCACCCTGCTGTTGCCGTACCACGTGCTGCTGATCCCGCAGTACGTGCTGTTCCGCAACATGGAGATGATCAACACCTACACCCCGCTGCTGCTCGGGAAGTATCTGGCCACCGAGGCGTTCTTCGTCTTCCTGATGGTGCAGTTCATGCGCAACCTGCCCAAGGAACTCGACGAGGCGGCCCGGCTCGACGGCTGCGGGCACCTGCGGATCTATTGGTCGATCATGCTGCCGCTGTGCCGCCCGGCCCTGATCACCAGCGCGATCTTCACGTTCATCAACGCCTGGAACGACTTCATGGGCCCGCTGATCTACCTCAACGAGCCCGACAAGTACACCGTCTCGCTCGGCCTGAAGATGTTCGTCGACCAGGAAGGGCTCGCGAACTACGGCGGCATGATCGCCATGTCGCTCGTCGCGCTGCTGCCGGTCCTCGCCTTCTTCCTGGCCTTCCAGCGGTATCTGATCGACGGCATGGCCACGTCGGGTCTGAAGGGCTGA
- a CDS encoding GNAT family N-acetyltransferase, translated as MTTTLRPTEPLQQNADGTRSRRFQVCVNSRPVGAIHLGTHPVFGNAVARIMKVRIEEPDRRRGRGTVAALAAEEVARGWGCRRIEAMVPAAAEPALRLATALGYVVRNRLMEKPLGDTPPELPAGSRGRPMTEAEFGPWLEKSKEDYARSWTERGVPEAEARAKSERDHATLLPDGLATDGMLVSVVEHQGAAVGTLWLGVRQDSAFVYDVETHAAHRGNGHGRTLMLLAEAQTIAEGRRTVGLNVFAGNTPAERLYASLGYENQQYAMYKPL; from the coding sequence ATGACCACGACCCTGCGGCCGACCGAGCCGCTTCAGCAGAACGCCGACGGGACGCGCTCACGCCGCTTCCAGGTGTGTGTGAACAGCCGTCCCGTAGGGGCGATACATCTCGGCACGCATCCCGTCTTCGGCAACGCGGTGGCCCGCATCATGAAGGTGCGCATCGAGGAACCGGACCGCAGACGCGGCCGGGGCACGGTGGCCGCGCTCGCCGCCGAGGAGGTGGCGCGCGGCTGGGGGTGCCGGCGCATCGAGGCGATGGTGCCCGCCGCCGCCGAGCCGGCGCTCCGGCTCGCCACCGCGCTCGGCTACGTCGTGCGCAACCGCCTGATGGAGAAGCCGCTCGGCGACACCCCGCCGGAACTGCCCGCGGGCAGCCGGGGCCGGCCCATGACCGAGGCGGAGTTCGGCCCCTGGCTGGAGAAGAGCAAGGAGGACTACGCGCGGAGCTGGACCGAACGGGGCGTGCCCGAGGCCGAAGCTCGGGCCAAGTCGGAGCGGGACCACGCCACCCTGCTGCCCGACGGCCTCGCCACCGACGGCATGCTCGTCAGCGTCGTGGAACACCAAGGGGCGGCGGTGGGCACGCTGTGGCTCGGGGTGCGCCAGGACAGCGCCTTCGTCTACGACGTCGAGACGCACGCCGCCCACCGGGGGAACGGCCACGGCCGCACCCTCATGCTGCTGGCCGAGGCCCAGACGATCGCCGAGGGCAGACGGACCGTCGGCCTCAACGTCTTCGCGGGCAACACCCCGGCCGAACGGCTCTACGCCTCCCTCGGCTACGAGAATCAGCAGTACGCCATGTACAAGCCGCTGTAG
- a CDS encoding ABC transporter substrate-binding protein, giving the protein MVNGRNVERRTVLKAAGATAVTMGLAATTGCGGDGGASADGTVTIRYAWWGAEDRAQRINKTIALFEKKYPKIKVKTDFQPYLDFWKKFNTQASGGNPPDVFQNAIGFLRKYDAKNVLLDLSEQAEAGNLRMEGFRAGLDKFGEIDGKLLGVPVGSNSMALVIDKPVYTRAGIKPEQGWTWDDFDAAMRKIRDKTGRSGDSGMYGVMYLYDLYLRQNGKAFFTADGLGFTESDLTDWWTKAEKGVKDGVYTDAKKVAQIKPKSAVAAELAGGEFTWDNFTVRYTAEGKSEYGLAPIPTTDGKKTGQYLGSLMLSASKRTQHPKEVAQFIDFMVHDPEVAKIMGYDRGVPATQAQYDAYQPTDEVNKAIAAYEESLVKAGVLEPITPHPNGADICESAFLRIAEELALGKRSVDEAVKQFFTESKTALGT; this is encoded by the coding sequence GTGGTGAACGGCAGGAATGTTGAGAGACGTACGGTCCTGAAGGCGGCCGGGGCCACGGCGGTCACGATGGGGCTGGCCGCGACGACCGGCTGCGGTGGTGACGGAGGGGCCTCCGCCGACGGGACGGTGACGATTCGTTATGCGTGGTGGGGAGCGGAGGACCGCGCCCAGAGAATCAACAAGACCATCGCGCTCTTCGAGAAGAAGTACCCGAAGATCAAGGTGAAAACGGACTTCCAGCCCTATCTCGACTTCTGGAAGAAGTTCAACACCCAGGCCTCCGGCGGAAATCCGCCGGACGTCTTCCAGAATGCCATCGGCTTCCTCCGTAAATACGACGCGAAGAACGTGCTGCTCGATCTCAGCGAGCAGGCCGAGGCGGGCAACCTCCGGATGGAGGGATTCCGGGCCGGTCTGGATAAGTTCGGCGAGATCGACGGCAAGCTTCTCGGTGTTCCGGTCGGTTCGAACTCGATGGCGCTGGTCATCGACAAGCCCGTCTACACCCGGGCGGGCATCAAGCCCGAGCAGGGGTGGACCTGGGACGACTTCGACGCGGCGATGAGGAAGATCCGCGACAAGACGGGCCGCTCCGGAGACAGCGGCATGTACGGCGTCATGTACCTCTACGACCTGTATCTGCGTCAGAACGGCAAGGCCTTCTTCACCGCGGACGGCCTCGGCTTCACCGAGTCGGATCTGACGGACTGGTGGACGAAGGCCGAGAAGGGCGTGAAGGACGGCGTCTACACCGACGCCAAGAAGGTCGCCCAGATCAAGCCCAAGTCGGCGGTCGCAGCCGAGCTCGCCGGTGGCGAGTTCACCTGGGACAACTTCACCGTCCGCTACACCGCCGAGGGCAAGAGCGAGTACGGCCTGGCCCCCATCCCGACCACGGACGGCAAGAAGACCGGCCAGTACCTCGGCTCGCTCATGCTGAGCGCCTCCAAGCGCACCCAGCACCCCAAGGAGGTCGCCCAGTTCATCGACTTCATGGTGCACGACCCCGAGGTCGCCAAGATCATGGGCTACGACCGCGGTGTGCCCGCGACGCAGGCCCAGTACGACGCGTACCAGCCGACCGACGAGGTCAACAAGGCGATCGCCGCCTACGAGGAGTCCCTCGTCAAGGCCGGTGTGCTGGAGCCCATCACCCCGCACCCGAACGGCGCGGACATCTGTGAGTCCGCGTTCCTGCGCATCGCCGAGGAACTCGCCCTGGGCAAGAGGTCGGTGGACGAGGCCGTCAAGCAGTTCTTCACCGAGTCGAAGACGGCTCTCGGCACCTGA
- a CDS encoding DsbA family protein — MSDSSPAPSTAPVLEIWCDLQCPDCRTALDDLRSLRARYGDRLELRLRHFPLEKNKHAFAAAQAAEEAWEQGQGWPYAEALLGRVEELSRKGEPFLVEVARELGLDAEEFDTALIDGRHILIVDADQAEGKAIGVSGTPTYVIDGERLDGGKSQEGLRERIEEIADRLLAGQEQG; from the coding sequence ATGAGCGACTCCTCCCCTGCCCCGTCCACCGCCCCCGTCCTCGAGATCTGGTGCGACCTCCAGTGCCCGGACTGCCGCACCGCGCTGGACGACCTCCGATCGCTGCGCGCCCGCTACGGCGACCGCCTCGAGCTGCGGCTGCGGCACTTCCCCCTGGAGAAGAACAAGCACGCCTTCGCCGCCGCCCAGGCAGCCGAGGAGGCGTGGGAGCAGGGTCAGGGATGGCCGTACGCCGAGGCGCTGCTGGGACGGGTGGAGGAGCTGTCCCGTAAGGGAGAACCCTTCCTGGTCGAGGTGGCCCGCGAACTGGGCCTGGACGCCGAGGAGTTCGACACCGCGCTGATCGACGGCCGGCACATCCTGATCGTGGACGCCGACCAGGCCGAGGGCAAGGCGATCGGCGTGAGCGGCACCCCGACCTACGTCATCGACGGCGAGCGGCTCGACGGCGGCAAGAGCCAGGAGGGGCTGCGCGAGCGGATCGAGGAGATCGCGGACCGGCTGCTGGCCGGACAGGAGCAGGGCTGA
- a CDS encoding CGNR zinc finger domain-containing protein — MLITHDTRCALDTVVDLVNTAPEDDTAADGLSDVATLTDFVGNHEISDVGALSEFDLSAVRKIRGRFAAVFAAPDARAAAGVINELVAAAGTTPRLTDHDGYDWHVHYFAPGASVADHLAADCGMALAFFVVAGEQERLRRCEAPDCRRAFVDLSRNRSRRYCDSRTCGNRLHVAAYRARRREAAG, encoded by the coding sequence GTGCTGATCACCCACGACACCCGGTGCGCCCTCGACACCGTGGTCGATCTGGTGAACACCGCACCGGAGGACGACACGGCAGCGGACGGGCTGTCGGACGTGGCGACACTCACGGACTTCGTGGGCAACCACGAGATCAGCGACGTCGGGGCGCTCTCGGAGTTCGACCTCTCCGCGGTGCGCAAGATCCGCGGGCGGTTCGCCGCCGTCTTCGCCGCCCCCGACGCACGCGCCGCCGCCGGGGTGATCAACGAGCTGGTCGCGGCCGCAGGCACCACCCCCCGGCTCACGGACCACGACGGCTACGACTGGCATGTGCACTACTTCGCACCGGGTGCCTCCGTCGCCGACCACCTGGCGGCCGACTGCGGGATGGCGCTGGCGTTCTTCGTGGTCGCCGGGGAGCAGGAGCGGCTGCGGCGGTGCGAGGCGCCCGACTGCCGCCGTGCCTTCGTCGATCTCTCCCGCAACCGCTCCCGCCGGTATTGCGACAGCCGCACCTGCGGCAACCGCCTGCACGTGGCCGCGTACCGGGCGCGCCGCCGGGAGGCCGCGGGCTGA
- a CDS encoding carbohydrate ABC transporter permease has product MGTTVTHAPAMEGLSEDKDSEPRHGPVKPERPAALKRRRRRENLAGYLFMSPWIAGFLLLTAGPMVASLYFAFTDYNLFDAPRWIGLENFSEMFGDPRWRHSVQVTLWYVVVGTPLKLIAALGVALLLAQSRRGQAFYRAAFYAPSLIGASVSIAIVWKAIFSDDAIVDRIQKSFGIDVGGWTGDPDMIIYSLVALTVWQFGAPMVIFLAGLKQVPRELYEAAEVDGAGKLRRFWNITLPMISPVLFFNVLLETIHSFQIFSSAYIVGGGAGGNACGPADGSMVYTCYLYVQGFENSRMGLASAMAWMLLVAVALVTAVLFWSQKRWVHYEEGAS; this is encoded by the coding sequence ATGGGAACCACCGTGACACACGCCCCTGCGATGGAGGGTCTGTCCGAGGACAAGGACTCCGAGCCGCGGCACGGTCCGGTGAAGCCCGAGCGCCCCGCCGCCCTCAAGCGGCGGCGGCGCCGGGAGAACCTGGCCGGCTATCTCTTCATGTCCCCGTGGATCGCGGGCTTTCTGCTCCTCACCGCGGGTCCGATGGTCGCCTCGCTCTACTTCGCGTTCACCGACTACAACCTGTTCGACGCGCCCCGGTGGATCGGTCTCGAGAACTTCTCCGAGATGTTCGGCGATCCGCGCTGGCGCCACTCGGTGCAGGTGACGTTGTGGTACGTCGTCGTGGGAACGCCGCTGAAGCTGATCGCCGCCCTCGGGGTGGCGCTGCTCCTCGCCCAGAGCCGGCGCGGCCAGGCCTTCTACCGGGCCGCCTTCTACGCGCCGTCGCTGATCGGGGCGAGCGTCTCCATCGCGATCGTGTGGAAGGCGATCTTCTCCGACGACGCCATCGTGGACCGGATCCAGAAGAGCTTCGGGATCGACGTCGGTGGCTGGACCGGCGATCCCGACATGATCATCTACAGCCTGGTGGCGCTCACCGTCTGGCAGTTCGGCGCTCCCATGGTCATCTTCCTGGCCGGCCTCAAGCAGGTCCCGCGCGAGCTGTACGAGGCCGCCGAGGTGGACGGGGCGGGCAAGCTGCGCCGGTTCTGGAACATCACGCTGCCGATGATCTCCCCGGTGCTCTTCTTCAACGTCCTGCTGGAGACGATCCACTCGTTCCAGATCTTCAGCTCGGCGTACATCGTCGGCGGCGGCGCCGGAGGCAACGCCTGCGGTCCGGCCGACGGCTCGATGGTCTACACCTGCTATCTGTACGTCCAGGGCTTCGAGAACAGCCGGATGGGTCTGGCGTCCGCCATGGCCTGGATGCTGCTCGTCGCGGTCGCCCTGGTGACGGCAGTGCTGTTCTGGTCCCAGAAGCGCTGGGTGCACTATGAGGAGGGCGCCTCATGA
- a CDS encoding TFIIB-type zinc ribbon-containing protein, which yields MQCPKCRAPMHTYNRNGVQIEQCSGCRGIFLDYGELESLTRLESQWSQGAPPPPPAPQAYPAPPAPAWGAPHGGHGHHGGHGHHGHHRNKGFGHMLFSS from the coding sequence ATGCAGTGTCCGAAGTGCCGTGCGCCCATGCACACGTACAACCGCAACGGTGTCCAGATAGAGCAGTGCAGCGGCTGCCGAGGGATCTTTCTCGACTACGGCGAGCTGGAGTCGCTGACCCGTCTGGAGTCCCAGTGGTCCCAGGGCGCGCCGCCGCCCCCGCCCGCCCCGCAGGCCTACCCCGCCCCTCCGGCTCCCGCCTGGGGCGCCCCGCACGGCGGCCACGGTCATCACGGCGGCCACGGCCACCACGGTCACCACCGCAACAAGGGCTTCGGGCACATGCTGTTCTCGTCGTGA